TAGATGTTTTTATGTTGTCAtgaataattttgttataatttttaaagaagttattataaaaattataaatatatcatttattataatattatgatatgtgattgaataattatataaaaaatatttatattattgatattgGTATATATATCATCTCGTCATAACATGGCTTCAATAAGTAtagattttattaatgattcttattttgttaaatatgtttttagtatgTCTAAATATGATAGGGTTCACTTTTAGTTGATAATTCTCATTataaataatcttaaaataaattatttcattttgatattttatttataaaaacatataatatatatagagagaataAATAGTCCACACATAGataatatataaagaatttTTACACAATCATAAATGATAAGTATGTTAACTTATACTATAATTATTTTCCAAGTCACATTAATGATAGTTTTTATTAGTTGTAAGTGcaaattttttatactaatatgACATAAAAGTTAATCTTTTCTATAAATGAACGATGAAAAGgagacttttttcttttttaaaagataaggaCCACATCTAACACATGAGCAAGAgacaaaaatagataatttattttaaacaaataaggTGTGAAATGTTTGGTAGATAATTTTATCTATTAAACATATGATTATAGATTTGATTCTTAACCCATGTGTATGAAAAAATAGTTGTTGAAAAAGATCAATCTCTTAAATGAATCTCAGCATTAAGGGAATGATCATTAACATTCAACTAAAGAATATCATActttacaaaaaagaaagataatttattttgaatgacTAAAAAGAACCATTGTCATATTTGGACAtactaaaaatgtatttaaccCATGTTTTTCTCATGGCATtgtataacattaattatacgatttataatttaacaaaagTGTACAAATTTTATCCAAACTGATGTGGAATGACttatcttaataattttttttgttttgcaatcCTTACCCAAATCatataataaaaggaaatacctaaatatgaaatttaattaaatgcttgacatttaattataataataatgattattaaatgataattcCAAACTTCAAAATTCACTAAATTTTCATCCAGCCCAACTAACCTCCTATCAGCCCACtaacttaataaatataatctaACCTtcaccaaattaattaatttaatcttacACTCCTCTAATTATCTAATTTAACTCCAGTTATTCATTTTCACACGCATACAACAACATTTCTAATAGCtagctaattttattttaatctatacacaaacttttaattaattaatttatttaaatctatcatatttttccaaaactaattaatatgatttattttaacaagTTTAGCtcagataaaatttaattgcaacacaacttttaattaaatattaacaagcaatttttcttacaaataaagaaaatcaagaAGACGAGGTCACATATCTTAATATGACTACAAgtaataattaagtaattatcCTGTCCTATTTCATAAACAATACAATAAACTAGTCTTATGAGTCTACTAATTTATTTGAGGGAAATAAactttagaaaaagaaagaagaataaaacAGTATTTAAAAAATCGTTGTTTTgtggaaataatatttttagttctcTAAAATAACTgcaaataaagatatttttatcaaaataaactatTCAAACCTGTTCTAATAAACTCATTTTGAGTAGTTCATGCGTATAAGAAACATTTCAATTTAAAGGGTGTGAGGAGTGATCAtgcatttaaaatgaaatctcagGACCATTCAGTCAGTGCTCGTTCGTGGATGCAGACAAGTTTGTTTTGTCGCTTTCCTCTTTATTTGGACGTTTGTCGTTGCACTGTTACCCGTGTTATTCATGCGATTAATTGGTGTCTTAGTCATATACCTAACTCTTTTATATTCGAATTCccatatcaaaatatttaaagctCATATATTGTTGTGGTTACTTGTGGGTGtcatctagaaaaaaaaaattaatcattttttaacttcaaaattatatattcttgGCGTACAGTGTACTTGTACATTGTTCAACGACCCTGTCCATGACGCATGCTTTTAAGGTATTATCTACGTGGGCCAACTGTGAAGCTGTTTTAAGAGTATTTACTACGGATTAAGTTAGCCCAATAATGATCCACCGAAAAAATGGCACAATATTAGCGTCTTACTGTATTTAAATTACAGGAATTTATACGATGATGGTGAATAAGATTGGTTCGAAACTCATCAAGGTAATGTTGGAGTTTCTTAGACATAGggttaaaataatgaataattttaaatcttctTACTTTATTCTTCTACAAATCACTCTACTTAtaataaatgtgtttttatattttcaaagatattaaatattttttttttttatacaatactTGGTATAAAAGGTAACAGAAAGATTTGTAGGAagatataatagaaaaatataacattactataaaataatatactagAAGACAACCATTCAGGACCTCATATCTTAAACTAATTGTTAGGATTGAGTTGGTTAGCCTAAACTCAACCTAATAAATACTATTAGAAATACTCATTTAGATCCTCTCTTGTAGGAACAGTGTATAAAAGCCGACGGAACTTTTATCATGAAGTGCATGCTTGAATTCAAGTTTGTATAACCATCCCAATAATGTTGTTTACTTTCCGGTTTTGAAGTTCCATTAATCTCCCAGTCCCAGCTAACTGATTTACTATTTCTCTGTTGTTAAACTAGCGTGCAGACTGGAGTTTATCATTCACTGCAACATTAATTCCCTTTTCCCTTGGGTTCTAGCCTCTAGGGCTGCTTCaaacattgaaaaaattgaagattaatTATGGAGTCTAGTACAAGTGCTGGtgtaaatattaaatgttaGGCACACATAGTTGTTGCAAAACtgctatttattattaataattggtttaaaaaatacatataagagCCTCTTAAGTAAAATCGAAACGTTCTACAATATGACAATTGTGTGGAACTCTGACCTAATAAAACCTATTTTGACTGTAGAATATGTATTGGAGTTGAAGAAACAAAATGATGCATTCACTCCACCttccatttaaaattttatttattcttcttcATATCTTCTTATGAAGTAGGATGAGGATGCATGCTATGAACCTTTGCAGCCCATTTCTGTAAACCAGGAAATCTGTTCAACAGTGAGTTCACTTTCTTATCCCCACCCCCACCATGCAGTGTTTGATGTTCAGTCTCATGGAAGACTTTGTTTCAGCATTAATAGTGTAATGGCATTAAACCCAATGAATCCAATCCTGGAATGCTAATTTGCAAAACATTCTTCATTCATTTACTTTCACTGTTATTCTGAAAGACCATGGTTTCTTTCATATTCACAACACTAGGGAGATGAGCTTTCCTCATCTGAGCTTCTATCTTGCTTTCGATGATTGTACCTGTTGACAACAGGTAATGATGCATTTGGAGGTATTCGGAAAGATCTGCCAGAACCACCAACAATTCTATCATGCATCTTTTCCACTTCTTTGCACACTAGATCCAAGATATTCAGAAAGTCTCTTACAATCATGAAAATTCTGAGAGGGTGGGCTTCTTCCTTTGTTGCATTCCCATGAAAGTATTCAGTAACTTCTTTTACAAGGTACAAGGCTTTTCTCTCATCTGCTTTAATCCGTACAATTTCATCTTCAGCATATTTCAGAAATAGCTTTGTGGAGTTAAAGAAATTGCCTTGCATATCTGGCTTTTCATATTGGAAAACCAATCGCACTTTATCAAGCCCTGTTTCAAGCTTTGAAAGATAGCTGCTCAAGACATCTGAATCCATTCCGGCTGCTTTTTTTACATCACTAAGATCTCTACTGAGCCCTGCCACAACCTGCAAGCCTTGCTTCTTAAACTCATCTTCATTAAATTTGGAATCCATCTTCACATTATCATTTGCAGATTCAGCTCCAGCACCTTCAGATCTAATGATTTCTTGGACCACAAAGTGGAGCAATGTGGTCTTTCCATCTGTTCCCTTTATATCTACAAGTTTTAGAAGTGTGTCCAATTTGAAAGCTTTAGCATCCCCTCGGTTAGTTCCAACATTCATTCTGTTTCCTGTCCTTAGAACAGCTTCAAGGAGTTTGAGGAATAACCGGCTGTTCTTTAATTCCTCACTTGCAGCCTGAAAGACATTCATAACTGATTGGTTAGTTTCCTGGGagataaataaatcaaagataACAAGGGATTGAATCATTGAAATAAGTTATCTAGAAGACCTCCATGGTTTGAAAAGACTTTCTAAGGTAGTTAACTTCTGCATCAAAGTTGGCTCTATATAGCATAGCTTCAACTCGTTTAAAGGCGAAAGGGATATCAAGCACTGCTTTAAGAAATCTTTCTGCAGATCCAAGTTTTGAGAGATCACCATCATAGTTTTTGAGTTTTATCTCTTCCTCTTTAGTAGGAGCCATCTTTACTAGGGTTTCCAACAGCTCAGTGCCCAAGCCTTCAGGATTCCctatttcatccaaaaataataACCCCGATTAGCAAAGTGAAAATACAGAATGTAGATAAGCAATTGGTTCAAGAGTTCAAggtaaaaacaaacaatagacATGTCAAGGAAACAACCTGAGACATTACtttaagtaaatatatattcagATATTTTGCATGTGTTATATAACCTTCTATATGTCACTGTAAAGATTCAAGATTGAGCCCTAATGTTAAATCTATCCTTATAGGAACGTCCCTAGTCTCGCCTCCATCAATTTTCATACTAGCAATTACCCTATAATACATGTCTTGTATAGCCTAGATATAAGCCTCATAAACACCTTTCTTTAACAAAACCTTCTACAACACTTCTGGTGATActcatttgtatttttttttaacgcCAATAAAAAACCTTATGCGTGTCTCTTTCTTTACTTTTGTACCTTTTCATCAACATCCATAGAAGATAAAcacaattaagaaataaaaatagctTTACGTTAAACTTGAGAGTAAAATATAATGGAAAACTTTTATTATGGATGAAACTCTATAAGATATTAATGCCTTACAAATTACTTGTGTCATTTGAGGTGGGATGTACAAAAGTAATGCCGCTCCTCTGTTAAGAACATGAATGAATAGACAGTAAAGATGCATGACATTTAAGTCTTTGACCGCAATATACTTTTAAACGGTTTCTAGGAAAGATGGCTGACAATCGGTGGATTGTAGGGAAATTAAAACAGAGTTACCACTTACTGGTTTATcgagcatcaaggaattagagATTAGTACTTTACTTCtattagaaaaaaagataaacacaggcaaagattaaaaagaaatgTGGTACACTTGCTGAGAATAATAATCCATCTTTTGGATTTGAGCATTGGAAGCAAGCATGGTATTATGATCTGGTTGTACCATTTTTGAAATTCATGTTTTTCAAATACAATGGTGCTATTGCTTTTAGAACAGGTGCAACAGTTAGAGCCCAAAACTGCAAAGCAAGATTAGTTAAGGAATTGTAACAGTGATAGGCTGATTGACTACAGTGACCATGACAATATAGAGTTTATAACAATAATTCCtcaagaaatagaagaaaaacagTTTTTGAATAAGTCAGGTGGGAGTGGAGGAAGAAGTGGTGTGATCCCACCTTCGTGGATGCTCAGTTATTGTTTTATACCTCAGAAGGAAGTCTTATGACCAGAGTATTATAATTTATGgtggttttgttttgttttataccTAATTTCACTGTTTAACATAATAATTCACAAGGTATGATGCTGCTTAGACATTTTCATACTTGATTTTAGATTCAATGATGGTGACTTAAAGTTTAAGTTCTAGTGCTATTCAGCCTGTTTCTTGTATGATTCATTCTCTTTACATTATTGGCATAAACAGTTACGGGTAAACTTTATGCTCCTCACTCCATCTTCCCCTGAATGATATACAGACATCGAATCTATTAACATATCTTAGTAGCATTTTTCTTCTTGAGCGATATTAAAAATCTAAACAAGGAAATACTGGATGCTTTTGCTAGGTGCGTGAACATGAACTCATGAATCAACACTGTAGATCATACCAAAAATGCATTAAAGAATCTTGAATTACCCGTTTTGTATATTTTAGCCAAATCAGAAATCTGTGGCGCAAGTATCAAGTCCAAATGTCCCATTACTATCCAGAAAgtggaaaagaatgaaaaagcaACTTACCATCTAAAAGAGCTTCAGACACCTCATCTTTTGTCACATTCAAAGCCCTGAGAAGAATAGCTATGTTCTGTGACTTCTTCGGGTCTAACACCCTGTTCTCCTGATCAACGAAAGGAAGAACTGATTTTTTTCTTGGAGGTTCTTTCGGTGCAGAATTTGTGGCTTTGCATCCAAACAACGATTCCATCATGTCTTCATTTAACCTATTAAAAAAAACGAAACATTAGTTTACAGTTATACCATGATACCACTAGTCCCAAAATGATAGGAGATAGTTAAGTTAACTAATTTAACTCACTGAAAGGAGCTTGATTTGATCTGGTCCCACACAGTAGCACGGTCTGAGGTCGCACGCACTTTATCCCAATGCAGAGCTTTCAGTTTTGGTTTGGCTCCATCCGTGTCATTGGCTTCATGCCTCTCGGAAGAGCTCACACTTTGACTTTGCTCCACCTCCTCAGAAACATTCGTCACACTACATTGAATTGGTGACCAAGATTGTCGCTTTACAGATGCACAAGTAGTAGAGGAAGCACTAACCGCCGGAGACACTGATTTTCGCTGCAGCGGTGGAGGTGGTGGCggaggaggaggtggtggaggaggaggattAAGTGAAGTCCTTGACACGTGCAAAGCAGTGTCGGTTGTTTTTGTTGACTGAAGACGCTTCAAATTCGGAGGTGGGGGAGGCGCCGAGAATTTCGGCTTTCTCGAATGCTTAGGTGGCGGCGGCGACTGTGGTGGAGGCTGCTTTATGGAAGGTATGATGACGTGTCTAATCTCCGGCGAGGGTGCCGAAACGCGTGACTTGGGCGAAGTTCTCTTGGAGAACGGAACAGCAACGGGTGTGGGAGTGGAATTCGTTTCTTTCTTCGCAGGACTACCATTAACCAGAGAGCTATGCCGTGAAGCCGGCGTGTAATATCCATCGACGGACGAGTTCTGCGGCGAATGAAACGCCGTATCGCGGCTCTCCTCGTCGGAGTCCGACGAGGAAGACACCGCCGGCGGGTAATTCCCGTCGGGAGGCTTAGTGAGCGGCGGCATTGGCTGTAATTCGGGACTCGGCCGGTAGCGATCGGATCGCTTGAGTTTGTGATACGGCGATCTGTTGGGCTTAATAGCATTTCTATTATCTCGTGAGTCCGTGGGCTCCACGGTCCCAATGTAGAGGAAACTCGACGGTGCCGAGGTTGTGTTTGCAACCTCGTTGCTGTTCCTGTTTGAGTTATTGTTGTTCCCACTTCCAGCAGCCACGAGTTTTTGAGTCTCCACGGGGTGTTTTGCTCTGTGTTTGTATAAAAAGAAAGCGAGTGCCGAGAGCATCCCAAGCGTCACAATTCCCACTGAGATCGCGATTGCTACTTTTTTTGTTCCCTTTGTCGGCTGTGTTGCCGTTGGGTTTGCGATTGTGGAGTTCACCGTGGACGACGGTGCTGCGTGTTGGTTCTGATCCGCCGGGGGGCCCGCCGGGTACTCGTGGAAGAAGGGGATGTTGTTGCCGCCGTCCGGAGAGGGAGGAGTTTCCACCACCGGTGTAGACGGTGGTGGAGACGCCGTGCCTGCTGGCGGGGGAGCGGAACTCGCCGGGAACAATGGCTGGTGCAGGATTCTTCTATTATTGCCAGATTCATTCGTGATGGTGTTGTTGATCCCTTTTGCAGTGTTGACTTGTATGGGTAGGGATAGGGAGAGTGTGAAGACGATGATGTGGAGGTAGAAGAAGCTCAAGTGACGAGCTTTCATGGCGAATTATCGTGGGGTTGGCTTGTTACCTTTTGTTTCACCCAATTCATGTCTGGGTTTCGTTTCTTTCCCGCAAATTCCTCTCCTCGAAataaggagagagagagagcgagaGAGGAAACTTCTTTCGGCTGTAAAGATCTGGATGCTACAAAGCTTCCGTCAGCAGTAGCcacactttctatttttttctctttctcttttttatactcctatattttattttgttttactcctttattttatttttttaaagttacatCTTcgtcaaatgcaatttttcttgtttctaaaTTTCGTAATTTACGGTGTAATAAATGAAGCCAATTTATACGGAGAGAATATAGCAATATACTATCAGTGGGAATGAAACGTGGCAGTCTTCTGCGCGCTTCCGGGCCTTCATTTTCAGTTATTCATTCACGTTGTAATTATAttggaaatataaataaataaatatttaattataaggaAGATGATGGTTATGTAGTGGtaatactattaaaaaaataagttactaaaaaaatataagtacgTTCGTGTCCTTTATATTTCTTGTTTGCAAGTAACGAGGGCAAGGCACAAATTCGACCTTGCTGTCGTTATATTCTGCTTGTATTGCTGCCCCTTCGgctttcctttgttcaattgaGTAATTGCTTGGCAATCCCCAAATTCAAAAACGTTCATATTAATActatagaataaataaaaataatacaaattaaagaagttaacgtaaaaaatattaaataattatattaatttattattattacaattttCAGTATTCTTATAATTACTTttgaatgaatttattttatttaatatttttttaactaatgtatTGAAAACACTAATTAGAAAAACTTATAACTTAACTAGAAAAACTAAATGTAGCAACAACGATCATGTCAAGAAAATCTGGCCACACACACCACCTCTCCCTTTGGatggaaggaaaaaaattaattttttttgtttatttttaattctttatgcaaattgatttggaagaattttttatttatgttaattgattattttctcATATGGTTAGTACTGATTGGtcattcaatttattatttattatattatttaaaattaataaaaaaatatttttttatttttaaagaatattacatgtcagtattatttttataaaatattattatatgtatatattattatgtattatatattatagattatagatgcagtaaaaaaaatatagattataGATTTCTCCGAGTAAATGCCTATTAGCGTacatggcttttttttttttttttgaggattACATTACTACCTTTTTATATCTCCAATTTTAATTCCGAATATTACCCTAGAAAGGTGACAGATCTAGATCACCTGCTAATacgtaatcaaaataaaagtaaaaactaaattcgaCTGGTGTTGAAGAGCGGAACTCTTAggtatttttaaatagttttgaTATTATAGAATATGATGCAACAAAACTTAATacacaaattgtaattaaaattttaagagaaatatttatttgattttcattttttgtagtgattaagagaaatatatattttatatattgttacgTGTAAATCTCACCAAATCAAAAGTgcattattacaaaaaaaaaaaaaaaaatcaaactcctcttcattgagccattgaagcaCTTGGTTAGCCAAAACTTGTACGACTATTAAAAGTGATGTATATCATTCACCTACATTTCGGCCTGGGACGGATTGAGGGGATAGGCTTCGTTCCAGTACcgttttcaaattttcaatagaaaaaaaaaattaatatgtaaactACTACTTTAATTTGTATAAACACTAATGCAATTACGTGTAAGGCTGTGCCAAGTTGTTGTAACCAGGGAGGGTATTTTTCATACTGTATTCTCGgtagtttttttatatgttcTATTGGGGTAGAAGGCTATCTTTATGCTATAGATTCTTCGCAcagtttttaattaatacttcCACAATAATTTTCgtataaaaagattattttaaaataattattattttagttttttaatgtaatatttattatcttttttttcatatatatctcttataatattaatgatataagcaataaaaactaataataaatttaagtttgtaaaattattattatttttaatccatttattatttttatatgtttgtgT
The nucleotide sequence above comes from Glycine soja cultivar W05 chromosome 11, ASM419377v2, whole genome shotgun sequence. Encoded proteins:
- the LOC114375879 gene encoding formin-like protein 6; translated protein: MKARHLSFFYLHIIVFTLSLSLPIQVNTAKGINNTITNESGNNRRILHQPLFPASSAPPPAGTASPPPSTPVVETPPSPDGGNNIPFFHEYPAGPPADQNQHAAPSSTVNSTIANPTATQPTKGTKKVAIAISVGIVTLGMLSALAFFLYKHRAKHPVETQKLVAAGSGNNNNSNRNSNEVANTTSAPSSFLYIGTVEPTDSRDNRNAIKPNRSPYHKLKRSDRYRPSPELQPMPPLTKPPDGNYPPAVSSSSDSDEESRDTAFHSPQNSSVDGYYTPASRHSSLVNGSPAKKETNSTPTPVAVPFSKRTSPKSRVSAPSPEIRHVIIPSIKQPPPQSPPPPKHSRKPKFSAPPPPPNLKRLQSTKTTDTALHVSRTSLNPPPPPPPPPPPPPPLQRKSVSPAVSASSTTCASVKRQSWSPIQCSVTNVSEEVEQSQSVSSSERHEANDTDGAKPKLKALHWDKVRATSDRATVWDQIKSSSFQLNEDMMESLFGCKATNSAPKEPPRKKSVLPFVDQENRVLDPKKSQNIAILLRALNVTKDEVSEALLDGNPEGLGTELLETLVKMAPTKEEEIKLKNYDGDLSKLGSAERFLKAVLDIPFAFKRVEAMLYRANFDAEVNYLRKSFQTMEAASEELKNSRLFLKLLEAVLRTGNRMNVGTNRGDAKAFKLDTLLKLVDIKGTDGKTTLLHFVVQEIIRSEGAGAESANDNVKMDSKFNEDEFKKQGLQVVAGLSRDLSDVKKAAGMDSDVLSSYLSKLETGLDKVRLVFQYEKPDMQGNFFNSTKLFLKYAEDEIVRIKADERKALYLVKEVTEYFHGNATKEEAHPLRIFMIVRDFLNILDLVCKEVEKMHDRIVGGSGRSFRIPPNASLPVVNRYNHRKQDRSSDEESSSP